One region of Eupeodes corollae chromosome 1, idEupCoro1.1, whole genome shotgun sequence genomic DNA includes:
- the LOC129942581 gene encoding pro-resilin-like isoform X1, with amino-acid sequence MLKIVCLMLIVSTVLARPEPPVNSYLPPSDSYGPPGRGSGSNGNGNGNGGSQRPSSSYGAPGIGGNGGSGSNGGGTPSDTYGAPGQNGNGGGRPSSTYGAPGQNGNGNGRPSSSYGAPGQNGNGGSRPSSTYGAPGHNGKNGNGGGRPSSTYGAPGQNGNGGSGSSGNRPSDSYGPPSNGNGAQRPSESYGAPTNGNGGHSDSQRPSDSYGPPASGNGRNGNGHGRGGNGGRPSDTYGAPGAGPSSEYLAPGHGHNGNGNGNGNGNGNGNGHRNGGHNGADGYDYSQGGNGGGSSGGDDENNEPAKYEFSYEVEDAPSGLSFGHSEMRDGDLATGQYNVLLPDGRKQIVEYEADQEGYRPQIRYEGDAIEGGADGRNGAGGADGYDYNQPGSEANGGGYPSSGQDLGAQGYSSGRPNGNGNGHGNGNEHGNGNGHGNGNGHGNGNGHGNGHHSNGHHGNGNGHGNGNGHGHNGGGSNGQSLGSNGYSSGRPSGQDLGSNGYSSGEPNGNGNGYSNGQSSGQDNNGNGYSSGRPSGQDLGANGYSNGRPNGNGRNGNGNGNGNGKRNGGGHNGNGNGNGNGNGNGGSNGYSYEQGSAGSAFGAGGQNGENDGSGYQY; translated from the exons ATGCTTAAG ATTGTGTGCCTTATGCTGATAGTGTCAACGGTGTTGGCCCGTCCTGAACCACCAGTCAATTCATACCTGCCACCTTCAGACTCTTATGGACCCCCCGGAAGAGGTAGTGGTTCTAATGGTAATGGTAACGGTAATGGTGGAAGCCAGCGGCCTTCTTCTAGTTATGGAGCTCCGGGAATTGGGGGAAATGGCGGCAGTGGTTCGAATGGAGGTGGAACTCCATCTGATACCTATGGAGCCCCGGGACAAAATGGAAATGGCGGGGGAAGACCATCATCCACCTACGGAGCACCAGGCCAAAATGGAAACGGTAATGGACGACCATCATCTTCTTATGGAGCTCCCGGGCAAAATGGCAACGGTGGATCTAGGCCATCATCGACCTACGGAGCCCCTGGACACAACGGAAAGAATGGCAATGGAGGAGGAAGACCTTCATCGACTTATGGTGCCCCTGGTCAAAATGGAAATGGTGGATCTGGTTCATCTGGCAATAGACCATCTGACTCATATGGACCACCATCTAATGGTAATGGAGCTCAACGGCCATCGGAATCGTATGGAGCACCCACGAACGGAAACGGAGGACATAGCGACTCTCAACGACCATCTGACAGTTATGGACCACCAGCATCTGGAAATGGTCGCAACGGAAATGGTCACGGACGTGGTGGAAACGGAGGAAGGCCATCGGATACCTATGGAGCTCCAGGAGCTGGACCATCCTCAGAATATCTAGCACCAGGTCATGGACATAATGGAAATGGTAACGGTAATGGCAACGGCAACGGTAACGGCAACGGACACCGCAACGGAGGACACAATGGCGCTGATGGTTATGATTATTCGCAGGGTGGTAATGGGGGCGGTTCTTCAGGTGGTGATGACGAAAATAAC GAACCAGCTAAATATGAATTTAGCTACGAAGTTGAGGATGCACCAAGTGGTTTGTCGTTTGGGCATTCGGAGATGCGCGATGGAGATTTGGCAACTGGTCAGTACAATGTTCTATTGCCAGATGGTAGGAAGCAA atcgTTGAATACGAAGCTGACCAAGAAGGATATCGACCACAAATCCGATATGAGGGAGATGCTATTGAAGGCGGAGCTGATGGAAGAAATGGAGCTGGAGGTGCCGATGGTTACGACTACAATCAACCTGGTAGTGAAGCTAACGGAGGTGGATATCCATCATCGGGACAGGATCTAGGAGCTCAGGGTTATTCGAGTGGACGACCAAATGGAAACGGCAATGGTCATGGAAATGGCAATGAGCATGGAAATGGCAATGGCCATGGGAACGGCAATGGTCATGGGAATGGCAACGGACATGGCAATGGACATCATAGCAATGGACATCACGGCAATGGTAATGGACATGGAAATGGCAATGGGCATGGTCACAATGGTGGTGGATCTAATGGACAAAGCTTAGGCAGTAATGGCTATTCAAGTGGAAGACCAAGTGGTCAAGATCTCGGATCAAACGGTTATTCAAGTGGTGAACCTAATGGCAATGGAAACGGTTATTCGAATGGACAGTCCTCTGGTCAAGATAATAATGGTAATGGCTACTCAAGTGGCAGACCAAGTGGACAAGATCTAGGTGCAAATGGCTATTCTAACGGTCGACCAAATGGCAATGGCCGCAATGGTAATGGAaatggcaatggcaatggcaaGCGCAACGGTGGTGGACATAATGGCAATGGAaatggcaatggcaatggcaaCGGCAACGGTGGCAGCAATGGGTACTCATACGAGCAAGGCTCCGCAGGCAGTGCTTTCGGTGCCGGCGGACAAAACGGTGAAAATGACGGTAGTGGATATCAATATTGA
- the LOC129942581 gene encoding pro-resilin-like isoform X2 yields MLKIVCLMLIVSTVLARPEPPVNSYLPPSDSYGPPGRGSGSNGNGNGNGGSQRPSSSYGAPGIGGNGGSGSNGGGTPSDTYGAPGQNGNGGGRPSSTYGAPGQNGNGNGRPSSSYGAPGQNGNGGSRPSSTYGAPGHNGKNGNGGGRPSSTYGAPGQNGNGGSGSSGNRPSDSYGPPSNGNGAQRPSESYGAPTNGNGGHSDSQRPSDSYGPPASGNGRNGNGHGRGGNGGRPSDTYGAPGAGPSSEYLAPGHGHNGNGNGNGNGNGNGNGHRNGGHNGADGYDYSQGGNGGGSSGGDDENNIVEYEADQEGYRPQIRYEGDAIEGGADGRNGAGGADGYDYNQPGSEANGGGYPSSGQDLGAQGYSSGRPNGNGNGHGNGNEHGNGNGHGNGNGHGNGNGHGNGHHSNGHHGNGNGHGNGNGHGHNGGGSNGQSLGSNGYSSGRPSGQDLGSNGYSSGEPNGNGNGYSNGQSSGQDNNGNGYSSGRPSGQDLGANGYSNGRPNGNGRNGNGNGNGNGKRNGGGHNGNGNGNGNGNGNGGSNGYSYEQGSAGSAFGAGGQNGENDGSGYQY; encoded by the exons ATGCTTAAG ATTGTGTGCCTTATGCTGATAGTGTCAACGGTGTTGGCCCGTCCTGAACCACCAGTCAATTCATACCTGCCACCTTCAGACTCTTATGGACCCCCCGGAAGAGGTAGTGGTTCTAATGGTAATGGTAACGGTAATGGTGGAAGCCAGCGGCCTTCTTCTAGTTATGGAGCTCCGGGAATTGGGGGAAATGGCGGCAGTGGTTCGAATGGAGGTGGAACTCCATCTGATACCTATGGAGCCCCGGGACAAAATGGAAATGGCGGGGGAAGACCATCATCCACCTACGGAGCACCAGGCCAAAATGGAAACGGTAATGGACGACCATCATCTTCTTATGGAGCTCCCGGGCAAAATGGCAACGGTGGATCTAGGCCATCATCGACCTACGGAGCCCCTGGACACAACGGAAAGAATGGCAATGGAGGAGGAAGACCTTCATCGACTTATGGTGCCCCTGGTCAAAATGGAAATGGTGGATCTGGTTCATCTGGCAATAGACCATCTGACTCATATGGACCACCATCTAATGGTAATGGAGCTCAACGGCCATCGGAATCGTATGGAGCACCCACGAACGGAAACGGAGGACATAGCGACTCTCAACGACCATCTGACAGTTATGGACCACCAGCATCTGGAAATGGTCGCAACGGAAATGGTCACGGACGTGGTGGAAACGGAGGAAGGCCATCGGATACCTATGGAGCTCCAGGAGCTGGACCATCCTCAGAATATCTAGCACCAGGTCATGGACATAATGGAAATGGTAACGGTAATGGCAACGGCAACGGTAACGGCAACGGACACCGCAACGGAGGACACAATGGCGCTGATGGTTATGATTATTCGCAGGGTGGTAATGGGGGCGGTTCTTCAGGTGGTGATGACGAAAATAAC atcgTTGAATACGAAGCTGACCAAGAAGGATATCGACCACAAATCCGATATGAGGGAGATGCTATTGAAGGCGGAGCTGATGGAAGAAATGGAGCTGGAGGTGCCGATGGTTACGACTACAATCAACCTGGTAGTGAAGCTAACGGAGGTGGATATCCATCATCGGGACAGGATCTAGGAGCTCAGGGTTATTCGAGTGGACGACCAAATGGAAACGGCAATGGTCATGGAAATGGCAATGAGCATGGAAATGGCAATGGCCATGGGAACGGCAATGGTCATGGGAATGGCAACGGACATGGCAATGGACATCATAGCAATGGACATCACGGCAATGGTAATGGACATGGAAATGGCAATGGGCATGGTCACAATGGTGGTGGATCTAATGGACAAAGCTTAGGCAGTAATGGCTATTCAAGTGGAAGACCAAGTGGTCAAGATCTCGGATCAAACGGTTATTCAAGTGGTGAACCTAATGGCAATGGAAACGGTTATTCGAATGGACAGTCCTCTGGTCAAGATAATAATGGTAATGGCTACTCAAGTGGCAGACCAAGTGGACAAGATCTAGGTGCAAATGGCTATTCTAACGGTCGACCAAATGGCAATGGCCGCAATGGTAATGGAaatggcaatggcaatggcaaGCGCAACGGTGGTGGACATAATGGCAATGGAaatggcaatggcaatggcaaCGGCAACGGTGGCAGCAATGGGTACTCATACGAGCAAGGCTCCGCAGGCAGTGCTTTCGGTGCCGGCGGACAAAACGGTGAAAATGACGGTAGTGGATATCAATATTGA